The following DNA comes from Enterocloster bolteae.
GGGCCGTGGTGACAAAGGATGTCCCTCCATATACGGTTGCCGGCGGTATTCCCGCAAAACCGATTAAAAAGCGGTATCCGGAGGAAACCATAGCCGCCCTGTCAGAACTGAAGTGGTGGGACTGGCCGGAGAATCGGATTGCGCAAAACCTCCATGCAATACAGGCTGGGCAACTGAATGAACTGAAATAAATTCATTACATGCCTAAAGAATTATGATGTCCTGCACGGCCAGCATGCGTGTGCTGCTGGCCCTGTAATGTAACTCGCGCCTTAGCCCAGGGAAGCCCTCAGGCTGTCCGCTGTCAATGTTTTGGCGCAGCGCAGCATTTCCATAGGTGTGCCGGTAAATACCACCTGGCCGCCGTTCTTCCCACCGTCCGGCCCAATATCAATGAGCCAGTCCGCCTGCTTCATCACATCCAGGTTATGCTCAATCACCACCAGCGTATTGCCGCGGGACACGATTAAGTCAAACAGCTTGAGCAGATTTTCAATGTCGGACATATGCAGTCCGGTGGTGGGCTCATCCATCACAATAATACTCCCCTTTCTGCCCAGGTTCTTCGCCAGCTTGATTCGCTGGCGCTCCCCTCCGGACAGGGTGCTGAGGGGCTGTCCAAGGGTCAGATAGCTTAATCCCACCTGCTCCATCACCTTAAGGCGCCTGCGGATCTTGGCGTCCTCAAACACCTGAAGGGCCTGGGACGCAGTCAGGCCCAGCAGCTCCACAATATTCTTTCCCTTGTAGGTGCAGGCAAGCGCTTCCTCATTATACCGCACACTGCCGCAGGCCTCGCATTCAGTCACTATAGGATCCATGAAGGCCAGTTCGGTGACAATGACGCCCTTACCGCCGCATACCGGGCAGGCCCCGGCGGAGTTAAAGCTGAACAGACTGTCCGGTCTGCCGCTCTCTCCTGCTAGAAGCCTTCGTATTTCATCGAAAAAGCCCAGGTAAGAGGCCGGTGTGGAACGGTTGGTGGCTGTGATGGGTCCCTGGTCCACCATTACGATATTGCTCTCATAGAGTTTTGCAAATACCCGGGAGATCAGGGTACTCTTGCCCGAACCGGCCACGCCGGTCACCACGGTCATAATACCCAAGGGGATATCCACATCCACATGCTTAAGGTTGTGGAGACAGGCTCCCCTGACCGGCAGGCTTCCCGCAGCCTGCCGCGGCGTCTCCTTGATGGGCAGTACCTGCCTCATTGCCTTTCCTGTCAGGGTATCGGCCAGAAGCAGCTCCGGATAGCTGCCCGCAAATACAATTTCTCCTCCGTTTTGTCCGGCCCCCGGTCCCACGTCAATCACATGGTCGGCAATGGAAATCACATCCTTGTCATGCTCCACCACCAGAACCGTGTTGCCTTTGTCCCGGAGCTGCCGCAGCAAATTGTTCATCCGGTAAACGTCCCTGGGATGCATTCCGGCACTTGGTTCATCAAAGATATAGGTCAGGCCGGTCAGGCTGCTGCCCATGTACCGGACCAGCTTCAGGCGCTGGGCTTCGCCGCCGGAAAGGGAGGGCGTTTCACGGTTCAAGTGAAGGTAGGGAAGGCCTATTTCAATCAGCCTGTCCAGACCTTCGATGATGGTCTGCACCAGGACGTCCACCCTTTGGTCGGTAATCCCAGCCAGAACTTCCCGAAGTCCGGTCAGCTCCATGCAGCATAAATCAGCGATATGGTACCCCTTTATTTTGCAGCTCAAAGCCGCCCCATTCAGCCGCTTCCCATGGCAGTCGGTACACTCCATCTCAGCAATCAGGGATTGGGATTTCTCCCGGGTGTGCCTGCTCTTATTACTGATATCCCGGTTGAGAAGCGTCTTTGTGTACTTGTGGTACAGCCCGGTCACCTTTGGGTTTTCCGGTTCGCCTTTGCCGTCGCGGGAGCCATATAAGAGCAGGTTGTATTCTTCACCGGAATACGCTCTGATCGGCTTGTCTAAATCGAAAAGACCGGACTGGGCGTACTGTTTCCAGTACCAGGATCCGGGGCGGTAAAGGGAGTCCTTGACACAGCCCTCATTCCATGATTTATCCATATCCAGAACAGCTTCCACATCGACCTTTGTAATCTTTCCCAGGCCGGAGCAGGTCCTGCACATCCCGTTGGGATCATTGAAGGAGAAGTAAGAGGCCGTACCCGCATAGGGCTTCCCGATGCGTGAAAACAGCAGACGGAGGCTGGCGTACAGGCCGCTTATAGTTCCCACCGTGGAGCGGGCATTCCCGCCCAGGGGAGACTGGTCCACCACCACTGAGGCCGTCAGGTTGTCTATGCGCTCCGCTGCCGGCTTCGGATATTTCGGCAGTCTGGAGCGCACGAAAGCCGGGTAGGCGGCGTTCATCTGCCGCTGTGACTCAGCGGCGATAGTATCAAAAACAATGCTGGACTTGCCGGAACCGGACACGCCGGTAAACACCGTAATTTTTTCCTTTGGAATACGGAATGTGACGTGCTTCAGATTGTTCTGGGTCAGCCCATATACAAGAATATCTGCCATTTTTACCTCTCTCGATTTACGTTATAGTATACCTTATCAAGTGTTCATATGATTATATGCCCAGGGCTCCAAACGCTCTGCCCTGGCCTCATTGTTTCGTCCATTTCTCTTTTATCTTATCATGCCGGAATTCTGACACCTTCCAGATTACATCATATCAAAAGGGACTTCCCCATTCATGATATTTTTTGCGGAGTTTCATTCTTTTTTTAATAGGAGATTGTCTACGCTTCCGGTTATCCAGACTTCGTCATTGATAGTCTCTCATCCATACACTCACACCCCTATGGCTGGTTTTCCCATTCCGATTCCCTTTTCAAGGGCAGAATCAGTCTCCATAATAATAAATCGCCTTTAAATATCCCTTTTCATCGAACACCGGCTGGCCTCCGCCATAACCAGCTGCTCCTTGATTGGTTATATCGTCGAACTGCATCACTCTTTCGCCGCTTTCCAAATACGCTTTATCCGGGATACTAAAATATTGATACCACTCATGTTCCGCTCCCTTGAGCACATAGACCGTACCTTTATAAATATTTTTAAACAACGTATCGTCGCTATTCGCCCACAACGTATAATTTCCTGAATAAGGCTCATAGGACAGAAAATAGTAATGGGGCGTATCCTCTCCCGATGTTTTTCCTGATTCTGTACCAGAATCATAAAAAAGCATGCAGTCA
Coding sequences within:
- a CDS encoding ATP-binding cassette domain-containing protein; translation: MADILVYGLTQNNLKHVTFRIPKEKITVFTGVSGSGKSSIVFDTIAAESQRQMNAAYPAFVRSRLPKYPKPAAERIDNLTASVVVDQSPLGGNARSTVGTISGLYASLRLLFSRIGKPYAGTASYFSFNDPNGMCRTCSGLGKITKVDVEAVLDMDKSWNEGCVKDSLYRPGSWYWKQYAQSGLFDLDKPIRAYSGEEYNLLLYGSRDGKGEPENPKVTGLYHKYTKTLLNRDISNKSRHTREKSQSLIAEMECTDCHGKRLNGAALSCKIKGYHIADLCCMELTGLREVLAGITDQRVDVLVQTIIEGLDRLIEIGLPYLHLNRETPSLSGGEAQRLKLVRYMGSSLTGLTYIFDEPSAGMHPRDVYRMNNLLRQLRDKGNTVLVVEHDKDVISIADHVIDVGPGAGQNGGEIVFAGSYPELLLADTLTGKAMRQVLPIKETPRQAAGSLPVRGACLHNLKHVDVDIPLGIMTVVTGVAGSGKSTLISRVFAKLYESNIVMVDQGPITATNRSTPASYLGFFDEIRRLLAGESGRPDSLFSFNSAGACPVCGGKGVIVTELAFMDPIVTECEACGSVRYNEEALACTYKGKNIVELLGLTASQALQVFEDAKIRRRLKVMEQVGLSYLTLGQPLSTLSGGERQRIKLAKNLGRKGSIIVMDEPTTGLHMSDIENLLKLFDLIVSRGNTLVVIEHNLDVMKQADWLIDIGPDGGKNGGQVVFTGTPMEMLRCAKTLTADSLRASLG